A window of the Salvelinus alpinus chromosome 25, SLU_Salpinus.1, whole genome shotgun sequence genome harbors these coding sequences:
- the pomk gene encoding protein O-mannose kinase isoform X2 yields MGRSNSTTSRSVPVVLLCLGALLLGNVVIYFYLDSLQQSGDGDPHLTPHGACPPRHFRMANMRNCSPWLECPQVRTEVRKLKMIGQGAVKQVFLSEWKGHKVALSKLSSPEYQEDFLHGLSMLQALQGPHVVVLVGLCSEDHTLVTEYHPLGSLLNLVAVLAQERHRVRDTWQTRLRLALDYVSILHYLHTSPAGTRVMCDSNDLVKTLSQFLLTSDFHLVVNDLDALPEVGAPAGSLVRCGHRELTGEFVAPEQLWPHGDGQPFADELMPGYDEKTDIWKIPDVTSFLMGRVAGGDVVHFHLFQINGECKRRDPHLRPSAMDVLSVYRSVYATMMRDSPGPGASRDML; encoded by the exons ATGGGCAGAAGCAACAGCACTACCTCGCGCAGTGTTCCAGTGGTGCTGTTGTGCCTTGGTGCTCTGCTATTGGGCAATGTGGTGATCTACTTCTACCTGGACTCACTGCAGCAGAGTGGCGACGGCGACCCCCACCTGACTCCTCATGGCGCGTGTCCGCCCCGTCACTTTAGGATGGCCAACATGAGGAACTGTTCGCCCTGGCTGGAGTGTCCACAAGTACGCACAGAGGTGCGCAAGTTGAAGATGATCGGCCAGGGAGCTGTTAAGCAG GTTTTCCTGTCTGAGTGGAAGGGTCACAAAGTAGCCCTGTCCAAGCTCTCCTCCCCGGAATACCAGGAGGACTTCCTCCATGGGCTCTCCATGCTCCAGGCCCTCCAAGGGCCCCACGTGGTGGTGCTGGTAGGCCTGTGCTCAGAAGACCACACCCTGGTCACAGAGTACCATCCGCTGGGCTCTCTGCTCAACCTGGTTGCCGTGCTGGCCCAGGAGAGGCACCGCGTACGGGATACCTGGCAGACCCGCCTGCGGCTGGCACTGGACTACGTCTCCATTCTCCATTACCTCCACACCAGCCCCGCCGGGACCAGAGTCATGTGTGACTCGAACGACCTGGTGAAAACCCTGTCACAGTTCCTGCTGACCAGCGACTTCCACCTGGTGGTCAATGACCTGGATGCCCTGCCAGAGGTCGGGGCCCCTGCGGGCTCGCTAGTGAGATGTGGCCACCGGGAGCTCACAGGGGAATTTGTGGCCCCAGAGCAGCTGTGGCCCCACGGTGACGGCCAGCCATTTGCCGATGAGCTTATGCCGGGGTACGATGAAAAAACAGATATTTGGAAGATTCCAGATGTTACAAGTTTCCTGATGGGGAGGGTAGCGGGAGGTGACGTGGTCCACTTCCACCTCTTTCAGATCAACGGGGAGTGTAAGAGAAGAGACCCTCATCTTCGCCCCTCTGCAATGGACGTCCTGAGCGTGTACAGATCAGTCTATGCTACCATGATGAGAGATAGTCCCGGtcctggtgcctccagagacatGCTTTAA
- the pomk gene encoding protein O-mannose kinase isoform X1: protein MEPIKRCRLAQDSNMGRSNSTTSRSVPVVLLCLGALLLGNVVIYFYLDSLQQSGDGDPHLTPHGACPPRHFRMANMRNCSPWLECPQVRTEVRKLKMIGQGAVKQVFLSEWKGHKVALSKLSSPEYQEDFLHGLSMLQALQGPHVVVLVGLCSEDHTLVTEYHPLGSLLNLVAVLAQERHRVRDTWQTRLRLALDYVSILHYLHTSPAGTRVMCDSNDLVKTLSQFLLTSDFHLVVNDLDALPEVGAPAGSLVRCGHRELTGEFVAPEQLWPHGDGQPFADELMPGYDEKTDIWKIPDVTSFLMGRVAGGDVVHFHLFQINGECKRRDPHLRPSAMDVLSVYRSVYATMMRDSPGPGASRDML, encoded by the exons ATGGAGCCAATCAAGAGGTGCAGGTTG GCTCAGGACAGCAACATGGGCAGAAGCAACAGCACTACCTCGCGCAGTGTTCCAGTGGTGCTGTTGTGCCTTGGTGCTCTGCTATTGGGCAATGTGGTGATCTACTTCTACCTGGACTCACTGCAGCAGAGTGGCGACGGCGACCCCCACCTGACTCCTCATGGCGCGTGTCCGCCCCGTCACTTTAGGATGGCCAACATGAGGAACTGTTCGCCCTGGCTGGAGTGTCCACAAGTACGCACAGAGGTGCGCAAGTTGAAGATGATCGGCCAGGGAGCTGTTAAGCAG GTTTTCCTGTCTGAGTGGAAGGGTCACAAAGTAGCCCTGTCCAAGCTCTCCTCCCCGGAATACCAGGAGGACTTCCTCCATGGGCTCTCCATGCTCCAGGCCCTCCAAGGGCCCCACGTGGTGGTGCTGGTAGGCCTGTGCTCAGAAGACCACACCCTGGTCACAGAGTACCATCCGCTGGGCTCTCTGCTCAACCTGGTTGCCGTGCTGGCCCAGGAGAGGCACCGCGTACGGGATACCTGGCAGACCCGCCTGCGGCTGGCACTGGACTACGTCTCCATTCTCCATTACCTCCACACCAGCCCCGCCGGGACCAGAGTCATGTGTGACTCGAACGACCTGGTGAAAACCCTGTCACAGTTCCTGCTGACCAGCGACTTCCACCTGGTGGTCAATGACCTGGATGCCCTGCCAGAGGTCGGGGCCCCTGCGGGCTCGCTAGTGAGATGTGGCCACCGGGAGCTCACAGGGGAATTTGTGGCCCCAGAGCAGCTGTGGCCCCACGGTGACGGCCAGCCATTTGCCGATGAGCTTATGCCGGGGTACGATGAAAAAACAGATATTTGGAAGATTCCAGATGTTACAAGTTTCCTGATGGGGAGGGTAGCGGGAGGTGACGTGGTCCACTTCCACCTCTTTCAGATCAACGGGGAGTGTAAGAGAAGAGACCCTCATCTTCGCCCCTCTGCAATGGACGTCCTGAGCGTGTACAGATCAGTCTATGCTACCATGATGAGAGATAGTCCCGGtcctggtgcctccagagacatGCTTTAA
- the ivd gene encoding isovaleryl-CoA dehydrogenase, mitochondrial — protein MFAVRSAFRLGARITEISRRGCAAGLPVDDVVNGLTEEQIQLRQTIRRFLAEKLAPIADEIDKSNEFVGMRDFWKDMGDMGLLGITAPLDYGGSGLGYLDHVIVMEEMSRVSAAVALSYGAHSNLCVNQMVRHGNTKQKDKYMAKLMTGEHVGALAMSEPNAGSDVVSMKLKAKKEGDHYILNGGKFWITNGPDADVLIVYAKTDPKAHQKGITAFIVEKGMPGFSTAQKLDKLGMRGSNTCELIFEDCKIPEENVLGPLNKGVYVMMSGLDLERLVLAAGPIGIMQSVMDFSVPYLHVREAFGQKIGHFQLMQAKMADMYTRLGACRQYLYNVARACDKGHFSSKDCAGVILYCAENATQVALDGIQCLGGNGYINDYPMGRFLRDAKLYEIGAGTSEVRRLIIGRAFNAMYK, from the exons ATGTTTGCAGTCAGGAGTGCATTCCGCCTGGGTGCAAGAATCACTGAGATTTCAAGACGAGGATGCGCTGCCGGTCTTCCAGTGGATGATGTCGTCAACGGGCTTACTGAGGAGCAGATACAA CTCCGACAGACAATCCGGAGGTTCCTAGCCGAGAAGCTGGCACCCATTGCCGATGAGATTGACAAGAGCAATGAATTTGTTGGGATGCGG GACTTTTGGAAAGACATGGGTGATATGGGACTCCTGGGTATCACTGCCCCAT tGGATTATGGCGGTTCAGGATTGGGTTACCTAGATCATGTGATTGTGATGGAGGAAATGTCGCGAGTGTCGGCAGCTGTCGCCCTCAGCTACGGGGCCCATTCGAACCTCTGTGTCAATCAGATGGTGCGCCATGGCAACACGAAGCAGAAGGACAAGTACATGGCCAAG CTCATGACAGGAGAGCACGTGGGTGCCTTGGCAATGAGTGAGCCCAACGCCGGATCCGATGTGGTGTCCATGAAACTGAAGGCCAAGAAAGAAG GTGACCACTACATTCTTAACGGTGGAAAGTTCTGGATCACCAACGGGCCAGATGCCGACGTTCTCATTGTGTACGCTAAGACAGACCCGAAGGCTCACCAAAAGGGTATCACAGCTTTCATTGTGGAGAAG GGAATGCCAGGGTTTAGCACAGCACAGAAGCTGGATAAACTGGGAATGAGGGGATCCAACACTTGTGAACTTATCTTTGAGGACTGCAAGATTCCAG AGGAGAATGTCTTGGGTCCTCTCAACAAGGGAGTCTATGTGATGATGAGTGGACTTGACCTGGAGAGACTTGTGCTTGCAGCAGGACCTATCGG CATTATGCAATCTGTGATGGACTTTTCCGTTCCCTACCTGCACGTTAGAGAAGCTTTCGGACAGAAGATTGGACACTTCCAG TTAATGCAAGCAAAGATGGCCGACATGTACACACGCCTGGGTGCATGTAGACAGTATTTGTATAACGTGGCACGAGCCTGTGACAAGGGACACTTCAGTTCCAAG GACTGTGCTGGGGTCATTCTTTATTGTGCTGAGAATGCCACTCAAGTTGCTCTGGATGGAATTCAGTGCCTGG GTGGCAACGGCTACATTAATGATTACCCCATGGGCCGTTTCCTGAGGGACGCCAAGCTGTACGAGATCGGAGCAGGCACCAGTGAGGTGCGCAGGCTCATCATTGGTCGAGCCTTCAATGCCATGTACAAGTAG